One Glycocaulis abyssi DNA window includes the following coding sequences:
- the rlmN gene encoding 23S rRNA (adenine(2503)-C(2))-methyltransferase RlmN produces MSTSLDLSAAKRPAVTPSLAGMTRGQIRDCLIATGLVEETKAKMRSGQIWRWVYQYGITDFAAMTDISKELRERLPEHFTLARPRITDRRVSVDGTRKYLIELSPGVECETVFIPGVGRSGALCVSSQVGCTLNCTFCHTGTQALVRNLTAAEIVQQVLIAKDDLAEWPSRLEDRQITNVVFMGMGEPLYNLDHVADAIDVISDGEGIGIGRRRITVSTSGVVPKIEELGARTNTMLAISLHATNDALRDELVPLNRKYPIAELMDAIRAYPELSNSKRVTFEYVMLKGVNDSPGEAKALVRLLQGIPSKINLIPFNPWPGSPYECSDWATIERFADIVNKAGYASPIRTPRGRDILAACGQLRSESVKQRASEKRRLEREAGA; encoded by the coding sequence ATGAGCACGAGCCTTGATCTTTCCGCCGCAAAGCGGCCCGCCGTCACGCCATCCCTGGCCGGGATGACGCGGGGCCAGATTCGCGATTGTCTCATCGCCACCGGGCTGGTCGAGGAGACAAAGGCGAAGATGCGCTCAGGCCAGATCTGGCGCTGGGTCTATCAGTACGGCATCACCGATTTTGCCGCGATGACGGACATCTCCAAGGAGCTGCGAGAGCGCCTGCCAGAGCATTTCACCCTTGCCCGGCCGCGCATAACCGATCGCCGGGTGAGCGTCGATGGCACGCGCAAATACCTGATCGAGCTGTCACCGGGCGTGGAATGCGAGACCGTGTTCATTCCGGGCGTTGGCCGGTCGGGCGCGCTGTGTGTGTCCAGCCAGGTCGGCTGCACGCTCAACTGTACGTTCTGCCATACCGGCACACAGGCGCTGGTGCGCAATCTCACCGCTGCCGAGATCGTCCAGCAGGTGCTGATCGCCAAGGATGATCTGGCCGAATGGCCGAGCCGGCTGGAAGACCGCCAGATCACCAATGTGGTGTTCATGGGCATGGGCGAACCGCTCTATAATCTCGATCATGTCGCTGATGCGATTGATGTGATTTCAGATGGCGAGGGCATCGGCATTGGCCGCCGGCGCATCACGGTCTCCACGTCCGGCGTGGTGCCGAAAATCGAGGAGCTGGGCGCGCGCACCAACACCATGCTCGCAATCTCCCTGCACGCCACCAATGACGCGCTTCGCGACGAGCTGGTGCCGCTGAACAGGAAATACCCGATTGCCGAGCTGATGGACGCGATCCGCGCCTATCCGGAGCTTTCCAACTCCAAGCGGGTGACGTTCGAATATGTGATGCTCAAGGGCGTGAACGACTCGCCCGGCGAAGCCAAGGCGCTGGTACGCCTGCTGCAGGGCATACCCTCCAAGATCAACCTCATCCCGTTCAACCCGTGGCCGGGTTCGCCTTACGAGTGCTCTGACTGGGCGACGATCGAGCGCTTTGCCGACATCGTGAACAAGGCCGGTTATGCCAGCCCGATCCGCACGCCGCGCGGTCGCGACATCCTGGCCGCTTGCGGGCAGCTGCGCTCTGAAAGCGTGAAACAGCGCGCCAGCGAAAAGCGCCGTCTGGAGAGAGAGGCGGGGGCTTGA
- a CDS encoding DUF6065 family protein: MKLLCHPLAAQAPTIRAASGRRQWMDDTPESFAYRCLPLAVANQHGWEVFTPSGLTARWNGGQRVEDVEVILDDPLTMHQPGSAMTNFGSGILTFEMSFLLRTPPGWNIWVTGPVNGVKDGIAPLSGVIETDWSPYSFTMNWRFTRPGEVRFEAGEAVAHFFPVRRDLFDRITPELRAIQSDPKTLQQLNTWRESREDFAGG, from the coding sequence ATGAAACTTCTCTGCCATCCCCTCGCCGCGCAGGCCCCCACCATCCGTGCCGCTTCCGGCCGCCGCCAGTGGATGGATGACACGCCCGAAAGCTTTGCCTATCGCTGCCTGCCGCTGGCGGTGGCCAACCAGCATGGCTGGGAGGTGTTCACGCCCTCTGGTCTCACCGCGCGCTGGAATGGCGGGCAGCGCGTGGAGGATGTCGAGGTGATCCTCGATGATCCGCTGACCATGCACCAGCCGGGCAGCGCGATGACAAATTTCGGCTCCGGCATACTCACCTTCGAGATGAGTTTCCTGCTGCGCACACCGCCGGGCTGGAACATCTGGGTCACCGGCCCGGTCAATGGTGTGAAGGACGGCATCGCGCCGCTGTCGGGTGTGATCGAGACCGACTGGAGCCCCTATTCCTTCACCATGAACTGGCGCTTTACACGGCCCGGTGAAGTGCGCTTCGAGGCCGGCGAGGCGGTCGCCCATTTCTTCCCCGTGCGCCGGGATCTATTTGACCGGATCACGCCGGAATTGCGCGCCATTCAGTCCGATCCGAAAACACTGCAGCAGCTCAATACCTGGCGCGAAAGCCGCGAGGATTTCGCCGGCGGCTGA
- a CDS encoding DUF6065 family protein, which produces MKTGDKAAAEEKWQKGYYRGLMPDGKKGPSDHKTKVRVEEFKPAAPKPGKGR; this is translated from the coding sequence CTGAAAACCGGCGACAAGGCGGCGGCGGAAGAAAAATGGCAGAAGGGCTATTATCGCGGCCTGATGCCGGATGGCAAAAAAGGCCCCAGCGATCACAAGACGAAAGTGCGCGTCGAGGAGTTCAAACCGGCCGCGCCAAAGCCGGGGAAGGGGCGGTAG
- a CDS encoding MBL fold metallo-hydrolase has product MLRTLTTAIATSLALAAGAMAQNGFETTELEDGIYMIANDRAGNVGLIDAGDHLIMIDTQMPPFLNDLEAAVLEASGGRAPTLVINTHFHGDHVLGNAHFAALGAGILAHRNVAERLANPVLNQLTGNTPAALDEAFLPDILVSEAMMLSRFGVTGEVLHFANAHTDGDIIVNIADANIIHMGDLLFSGRYPFIDLDAGGSVEGFVAALDEIIGFSDDETRFIAGHGPLSSRDDLIASRDMLIEGRARVAALVEQGHDLAAIQEQNPLSDFHDAWNWGFITTERMTWTFYRDITGLTQ; this is encoded by the coding sequence ATGCTGCGCACCTTAACCACCGCCATTGCCACGAGCCTGGCGCTCGCTGCCGGAGCCATGGCCCAGAACGGCTTTGAGACGACCGAGCTGGAAGACGGCATCTACATGATCGCCAATGACCGGGCGGGCAATGTCGGCCTTATTGATGCGGGCGATCATCTGATCATGATCGACACCCAGATGCCGCCTTTCCTCAATGATCTGGAGGCTGCGGTACTCGAAGCCAGCGGCGGGCGGGCACCGACCCTTGTCATCAATACGCATTTCCATGGCGACCACGTGCTGGGCAATGCGCATTTCGCGGCGCTGGGGGCCGGTATCCTCGCCCACCGCAATGTGGCCGAGCGCCTCGCCAACCCGGTGCTGAATCAGCTGACCGGCAATACGCCCGCGGCGCTGGATGAGGCCTTCCTGCCCGATATCCTCGTCAGCGAGGCGATGATGCTGAGCCGCTTTGGCGTGACGGGCGAGGTTCTGCACTTTGCCAATGCGCACACCGATGGCGACATCATCGTCAATATCGCTGACGCCAATATCATCCATATGGGCGATCTATTGTTTTCCGGGCGCTATCCCTTCATTGATCTGGATGCCGGCGGCTCGGTGGAAGGCTTCGTCGCGGCGCTGGACGAGATTATCGGCTTTAGCGATGACGAGACCCGCTTCATCGCAGGCCACGGGCCGCTTTCATCCCGCGATGACCTGATCGCCAGCCGTGACATGCTGATCGAGGGCCGCGCGCGCGTGGCCGCGCTGGTGGAGCAAGGCCATGACCTCGCCGCCATTCAGGAACAAAATCCGCTAAGCGACTTCCATGATGCGTGGAACTGGGGTTTCATCACCACAGAACGCATGACATGGACCTTCTATCGTGACATCACCGGCCTCACGCAATAA
- a CDS encoding SH3 domain-containing protein: protein MTRSAFAPFLLAMTAALAAGAPAWAQTCDTPSGQPVPRFVTLKFSEVRGRIGPSTSHAVRWEYRRQGLPVEIVAETSDWRRVRDPLGEESWMHRRTLSGRRAVHVVQETGLHTRPDVESPETARAEPGAILWLERCRSGWCRLESDGVRGWVIAAYLWGAYAHEQAATPDPDAPAGPPCNGARSAAQEIAEAQDVSGL, encoded by the coding sequence ATGACCCGCTCCGCTTTTGCCCCCTTTCTGCTTGCTATGACCGCCGCTCTGGCGGCGGGTGCGCCTGCCTGGGCGCAGACATGTGATACGCCGTCGGGCCAGCCCGTGCCGCGCTTCGTGACGCTGAAATTCAGTGAGGTGCGCGGGCGCATCGGCCCCTCGACCAGCCATGCGGTGCGCTGGGAATATCGCCGTCAGGGCCTGCCTGTAGAGATCGTGGCGGAAACCTCCGACTGGCGGCGTGTGCGCGATCCGCTGGGCGAGGAAAGCTGGATGCACCGGCGCACCCTGTCTGGCCGCCGCGCGGTCCATGTGGTCCAGGAGACCGGGCTGCACACGCGTCCGGATGTCGAATCGCCCGAAACGGCGCGGGCCGAACCCGGCGCGATTTTGTGGCTGGAGCGCTGCCGTTCAGGCTGGTGCCGCCTTGAATCCGACGGTGTGCGCGGCTGGGTGATTGCGGCCTATCTGTGGGGTGCCTACGCCCATGAACAGGCCGCCACGCCAGACCCGGACGCCCCGGCCGGCCCGCCCTGCAATGGCGCGCGCAGCGCGGCACAGGAGATTGCGGAGGCGCAGGACGTTTCCGGTCTCTAG
- the fabA gene encoding 3-hydroxyacyl-[acyl-carrier-protein] dehydratase FabA, protein MSQYPSSFNYDGLIECGKGQLFGPGNAQLPLPPMLMADRITHISGEGGQFGKGQVVAELDINPDLWFFACHFEGDPVMPGCLGLDAMWQLVGFFLGWSGAPGKGRALGVGEVKFTGQVTPDVKNVRYVIDLKRVIMRKLVLGLADGVVEADGKVIYTATDLRVGLFKPEDMSKPGVPA, encoded by the coding sequence ATGTCACAATACCCTTCAAGCTTTAATTATGATGGTCTGATCGAGTGCGGTAAGGGCCAGCTTTTCGGCCCCGGTAACGCCCAGCTTCCCCTGCCGCCCATGTTGATGGCTGACCGCATCACGCATATTTCCGGTGAGGGCGGCCAGTTCGGCAAGGGTCAGGTCGTCGCCGAGCTCGATATCAACCCCGATCTCTGGTTCTTCGCCTGCCATTTCGAAGGTGATCCGGTGATGCCGGGCTGCCTTGGCCTTGATGCGATGTGGCAGCTTGTGGGCTTTTTCCTCGGCTGGTCGGGCGCGCCGGGCAAGGGCCGGGCACTGGGTGTCGGCGAGGTGAAATTCACCGGCCAGGTCACCCCGGACGTGAAGAATGTGCGTTACGTGATTGATCTCAAGCGCGTCATTATGCGCAAGCTTGTGCTGGGGCTTGCCGATGGCGTGGTCGAGGCCGACGGGAAGGTGATCTACACCGCAACCGATCTGCGCGTGGGTCTGTTCAAGCCCGAAGACATGAGCAAACCAGGAGTGCCTGCATGA
- the fabB gene encoding beta-ketoacyl-ACP synthase I, giving the protein MRRVVVTGIGIVSSIGEDKDKVSKALQAGKSGVIAAPEYTELNFKCQVHARPPVAAADHVDKRAMRFMGEGAGWAYMSMEQAIADAGLEPGDVSNPRTGLIVGTGGPSTEAIVTAADITREKGPRRIGPFAVPKAMASTGSATLATPFQIKGLNYSISSACTTSLHCIGAAAEQIQWGKQDVMFAGGGEELHWSLSNLFDAMGAMSSGYNDTPERASRAFDKDRDGFVIAGGAGILVLEEYERAKARGATIYAEIVGYGATSDGHDMVQPSGEGAIRCMQNAIAEAGGRTIDYINPHATSTPVGDIKEMGALRELFGDHVPALSATKSMTGHSLGAAGVQEAIYCLLMMRDGFIAPSINIDNLDPEFDGLPIVTKTTKAEITTALSNSFGFGGTNGTVIFSKL; this is encoded by the coding sequence ATGAGACGGGTCGTCGTCACCGGAATAGGCATTGTCTCGTCCATTGGCGAGGACAAGGACAAGGTTTCAAAGGCGTTGCAGGCCGGTAAATCCGGCGTGATTGCTGCGCCTGAATATACCGAGCTGAACTTCAAGTGTCAGGTCCATGCCCGCCCGCCCGTTGCTGCCGCAGACCATGTCGACAAGCGCGCCATGCGCTTCATGGGCGAAGGTGCAGGCTGGGCCTATATGTCGATGGAGCAGGCCATCGCCGATGCGGGTCTTGAGCCGGGCGATGTCTCCAATCCGCGCACCGGCCTGATCGTCGGCACGGGTGGCCCCTCCACCGAAGCCATCGTCACCGCCGCTGACATCACGCGTGAGAAGGGTCCGCGCCGGATCGGCCCGTTTGCTGTGCCCAAGGCCATGGCCTCCACCGGCTCCGCAACGCTGGCCACCCCCTTCCAGATCAAGGGCCTCAATTATTCCATCAGCTCGGCCTGCACCACCTCGCTGCACTGCATCGGCGCAGCGGCCGAACAGATCCAGTGGGGCAAGCAGGATGTGATGTTTGCCGGTGGCGGCGAGGAATTGCACTGGTCGCTGTCGAACCTGTTTGATGCCATGGGCGCGATGAGCTCGGGCTATAATGACACGCCTGAACGCGCGAGCCGCGCCTTTGACAAGGACCGCGACGGCTTCGTCATCGCGGGTGGTGCCGGCATTCTGGTGCTGGAAGAATATGAGCGGGCGAAAGCGCGCGGCGCGACAATCTATGCCGAGATTGTCGGCTATGGCGCCACCTCTGACGGCCATGACATGGTCCAGCCCTCCGGCGAGGGTGCGATCCGCTGCATGCAGAACGCCATTGCCGAGGCCGGTGGCCGCACTATCGACTATATCAACCCGCATGCCACCTCCACGCCCGTCGGCGATATCAAGGAGATGGGCGCGCTGCGCGAGCTGTTCGGCGATCACGTGCCGGCCCTGTCGGCCACCAAATCGATGACCGGCCACTCTCTCGGCGCAGCCGGTGTGCAGGAGGCGATCTACTGCCTCTTGATGATGCGCGACGGCTTCATCGCCCCGTCCATCAATATCGACAATCTCGATCCCGAGTTTGACGGCCTGCCCATCGTGACCAAAACCACCAAGGCCGAGATCACCACCGCCCTGTCGAACTCGTTCGGCTTTGGCGGCACCAATGGCACGGTGATCTTCTCGAAGTTGTAG
- a CDS encoding ribonucleotide-diphosphate reductase subunit beta produces the protein MSTGPIISSDRPGLLTPSFAYKPFRYPWAYEYWKRQQQVHWLPEEVPLGEDCKDWATKLTDGERSLLTQIFRFFTQSDVEVGANYMENYMPLFKPVEVRMMLASFSNMETVHIAAYALLLETIGMPDTEFSAFMEYQEMSAKHDYLGKFGVETDRDILTSMAVFGGFTEGLQLFASFAMLMNFPRFNKMKGMGQIVSWSVRDELLHCEGMMKMFHTFAEETGAYTQSVKDDIIDCCKTVIGLEDKFIELAFEAGEVEGMTPDDIKKYIRYIADWRLQQLKLPPVYGAKEHPLPWLTEILNGVEHANFFEARATEYSKGATKGDWHGDEGVWSNFDQWVSKKRTLPTQAELAE, from the coding sequence ATGAGCACCGGCCCCATCATCTCCAGCGACCGCCCCGGCCTGCTGACGCCCAGCTTTGCCTACAAGCCGTTCCGCTATCCGTGGGCCTATGAGTACTGGAAGCGCCAGCAGCAGGTGCACTGGCTGCCCGAAGAAGTGCCGCTGGGCGAGGACTGCAAGGACTGGGCGACCAAGCTCACCGATGGCGAGCGCAGCCTGCTCACCCAGATTTTCCGCTTCTTCACCCAGTCTGATGTGGAGGTGGGCGCCAACTACATGGAAAACTACATGCCGCTCTTCAAGCCGGTTGAAGTGCGCATGATGCTGGCCTCCTTCTCCAACATGGAGACGGTCCACATTGCGGCCTATGCGCTGCTGCTTGAGACCATCGGCATGCCCGACACTGAATTCTCCGCCTTCATGGAGTATCAGGAGATGTCGGCCAAGCACGATTATCTCGGCAAGTTCGGCGTGGAGACCGACCGCGACATCCTCACCTCCATGGCGGTGTTTGGCGGCTTCACCGAGGGGCTGCAGCTGTTTGCCAGCTTTGCCATGCTGATGAACTTCCCGCGCTTCAACAAGATGAAGGGGATGGGCCAGATCGTGTCCTGGTCGGTGCGCGATGAGTTGCTGCACTGCGAGGGCATGATGAAAATGTTCCACACCTTCGCCGAGGAAACCGGCGCCTATACCCAGTCCGTCAAGGACGACATTATCGATTGCTGCAAGACGGTCATCGGCCTGGAAGACAAGTTCATTGAGCTGGCCTTCGAGGCCGGCGAGGTGGAGGGCATGACGCCGGACGATATCAAGAAATATATCCGCTATATCGCCGACTGGCGCCTGCAGCAGCTCAAGCTCCCGCCCGTCTATGGCGCGAAGGAACATCCGCTGCCCTGGCTCACCGAGATCCTCAACGGGGTGGAGCACGCCAACTTCTTCGAGGCCCGCGCCACCGAATACTCCAAGGGCGCGACCAAGGGCGACTGGCACGGCGATGAAGGCGTGTGGTCGAACTTCGACCAGTGGGTCTCGAAAAAGCGCACCCTGCCGACACAGGCCGAACTGGCCGAGTAG
- a CDS encoding GIY-YIG nuclease family protein, with amino-acid sequence MRDRPFQPCVYLMTSDRNGTLYCGVTSDLVRRIWEHREGHGSRFAEKYGVLRLVWFEHHATMDAAILREKQIKKWNRAWKLRLIEETNPRWNDLFETLTY; translated from the coding sequence ATGCGCGACCGGCCCTTTCAGCCTTGTGTCTATCTGATGACGAGTGACCGCAACGGAACACTCTATTGCGGCGTAACCAGCGATCTGGTGCGGCGTATCTGGGAGCACCGTGAGGGCCATGGGTCACGTTTTGCGGAAAAGTATGGCGTTCTTCGCCTCGTCTGGTTTGAACATCACGCGACCATGGACGCGGCCATATTGCGTGAAAAGCAGATCAAGAAATGGAACCGCGCGTGGAAGCTGCGCCTCATCGAGGAAACCAATCCCCGCTGGAATGATTTGTTCGAGACACTCACCTATTGA
- the thiC gene encoding phosphomethylpyrimidine synthase ThiC, translated as MNKPVSQSEFPTPKVTTGPLAGSRRVYSHPEAAPHLAVPHREIELHPTAMEPPVRVYDCSGPYTDPAASIDVEKGLPRTRIEWVKARGHVEEYEGRPLSPLDNGGATGKYLARAFPVRHKPLRGTGTGPVTQMEFAKAGIITEEMIYAAERENIGRARALSGAAERHADGEGFGAEVPQFVTPEFVRSEIARGRAIIPANINHGELEPMVIGRNFLVKINANIGNSAVASSVEEEVDKMVWAIRWGGDTVMDLSTGKNIHNTREWILRNSPVPIGTVPIYQALEKVGGIAEDLNFDIFADTLIEQAEQGVDYFTIHAGVRLPFVPLTANRVTGIVSRGGSIMAKWCLSHHKESFLYERFEEICEIMRAYDVSFSLGDGLRPGSIADANDRAQFAELETLGELTKIAWERGCQVMIEGPGHVPMHKIKVNMEKQLEVCGEAPFYTLGPLTTDIAPGYDHITSGIGAAMIGWFGTAMLCYVTPKEHLGLPDRDDVKTGVITYKIAAHAADLAKGHPAAKLRDDALSRARFEFRWEDQFNLSLDPDTARDFHDQTLPKEAHKVAHFCSMCGPKFCSMKITQDIRDQFGTARSPNAPHPEEGASAPVSKDEAEQGMAEKAEEFKRKGGEIYLEKE; from the coding sequence ATGAACAAGCCCGTCAGCCAGTCCGAATTCCCGACCCCGAAAGTCACCACCGGCCCGCTGGCCGGTTCGCGCAGGGTGTATTCCCATCCCGAGGCTGCGCCGCATCTGGCCGTGCCGCATCGCGAGATCGAGCTGCACCCCACCGCGATGGAGCCGCCCGTGCGCGTTTATGACTGCTCCGGCCCCTATACCGATCCTGCCGCCAGCATCGATGTGGAAAAGGGCCTGCCGCGCACCCGCATCGAGTGGGTGAAGGCCAGGGGACATGTGGAGGAATATGAGGGCCGCCCGCTCTCCCCGCTCGATAATGGCGGAGCGACGGGCAAGTATCTCGCTAGAGCCTTCCCTGTGCGCCACAAACCCCTTCGCGGTACCGGCACTGGCCCGGTCACGCAGATGGAGTTTGCCAAGGCCGGCATCATCACCGAGGAGATGATCTACGCCGCCGAGCGCGAAAATATCGGCCGGGCGCGGGCACTTTCGGGCGCTGCCGAACGCCATGCCGACGGGGAGGGCTTTGGCGCGGAGGTGCCCCAGTTCGTGACGCCGGAATTTGTGCGCAGCGAGATTGCGCGCGGCCGGGCGATCATCCCCGCGAACATCAACCATGGCGAGCTGGAGCCCATGGTGATCGGGCGCAATTTCCTGGTGAAGATCAACGCCAATATCGGCAATTCGGCCGTCGCCTCTTCCGTGGAGGAAGAGGTGGACAAGATGGTCTGGGCGATCCGCTGGGGCGGGGACACGGTGATGGACCTCTCCACAGGGAAAAACATCCACAACACGCGCGAATGGATATTGCGCAATTCGCCCGTCCCCATCGGCACGGTGCCGATCTATCAGGCGCTGGAGAAGGTGGGCGGCATCGCGGAGGATCTCAATTTCGACATCTTCGCCGACACCCTCATCGAGCAGGCAGAGCAGGGCGTGGACTATTTCACCATCCATGCCGGGGTGCGGCTTCCCTTTGTGCCGCTCACGGCCAACCGGGTGACGGGCATCGTCAGCCGCGGCGGCTCGATCATGGCCAAGTGGTGCCTCTCCCACCACAAGGAGAGCTTCCTCTATGAGCGCTTTGAGGAAATCTGCGAGATCATGCGCGCCTATGACGTGTCATTCTCGCTGGGTGATGGCCTGCGACCGGGGTCCATCGCGGACGCCAATGACCGCGCGCAGTTTGCCGAACTGGAAACGCTGGGCGAGCTGACCAAGATCGCCTGGGAGCGCGGCTGCCAGGTGATGATCGAGGGGCCGGGCCATGTGCCCATGCACAAGATCAAGGTGAATATGGAAAAGCAGCTGGAGGTGTGCGGCGAGGCGCCCTTCTACACGCTGGGGCCGCTCACCACCGATATTGCGCCGGGCTATGACCACATCACGAGCGGCATTGGCGCGGCCATGATCGGCTGGTTCGGCACCGCCATGCTCTGCTATGTCACGCCGAAGGAGCATCTCGGCCTGCCAGACCGCGATGACGTGAAGACCGGCGTCATCACTTACAAGATCGCCGCCCACGCGGCGGATCTCGCCAAGGGCCACCCGGCGGCGAAGCTGCGCGATGATGCGCTAAGCCGCGCCCGCTTCGAGTTCCGCTGGGAGGACCAGTTCAACCTCTCCCTCGATCCTGACACCGCGCGCGATTTCCACGACCAGACCCTGCCCAAAGAGGCCCATAAGGTGGCCCATTTCTGCTCCATGTGCGGGCCGAAATTCTGTTCGATGAAGATCACGCAGGATATTCGCGACCAGTTCGGCACGGCGCGCAGCCCCAACGCCCCTCATCCTGAGGAGGGGGCATCAGCCCCCGTCTCGAAGGACGAGGCCGAACAGGGCATGGCGGAGAAGGCCGAGGAATTTAAAAGGAAGGGTGGGGAGATATATCTGGAGAAGGAGTGA
- a CDS encoding TadE/TadG family type IV pilus assembly protein, which produces MRILLVAASKGSTFLRDARAVSAVEFALLAPLMILLLAGTIAYGLLFSTHISLQQLTAEAARSSIAGLSADERVSIVERHVADTLPRYFLLDPDRASVAVEIPRAGFTEIVVRYDASAHPAYVFRGLLPLPTDQVIYRQVIRDGGLA; this is translated from the coding sequence ATGCGAATCCTGCTCGTGGCTGCCTCGAAGGGCAGCACTTTCCTGCGCGATGCCCGCGCCGTCTCGGCGGTGGAGTTCGCGCTTCTGGCCCCGCTGATGATCCTGCTGCTGGCAGGCACCATCGCCTACGGGCTTCTGTTTTCCACCCATATCAGCCTGCAGCAGCTGACCGCTGAAGCCGCGCGCTCATCCATCGCGGGCCTGTCAGCGGACGAACGCGTATCAATCGTCGAGCGCCATGTCGCCGACACGCTGCCGCGCTATTTCCTGCTTGATCCCGACCGCGCCAGCGTGGCGGTGGAAATACCGCGCGCAGGCTTCACCGAGATCGTGGTGCGCTATGATGCCAGCGCGCACCCGGCCTATGTTTTCCGGGGCCTGCTGCCCCTGCCCACCGACCAGGTCATTTATCGCCAGGTCATCCGTGACGGGGGACTGGCATGA
- a CDS encoding dicarboxylate/amino acid:cation symporter yields the protein MSWWFGTALWKRVLGALVLGIGFGALMSQMMGAEAATSLIESYIRPVGDLFIRLIRMLIVPLILTTLVAGVYALGDPKRLGPIGGKTLALYFATTFFANIIGIIFGLLFRPGAGADLGGADAVPVSTEAEGLASRLLSIVPDNPVAALADGDVLAVIFFAVLLGIGILMAGKAGKPVGELFNSASDVVLKVTHMVMEVAPFGVFALVAYTTVSQGLEAFASIGLLILTVYLGLFTHAILVYGGLIKFVLRLPLLNFLRGIVDAQAVAYSTASSSATLPVTITNVVDNLGVKRSVAGSVLPLGATINMDGTSLYLGILALFTAQAFGYELTLTHYFMIAFTAAIASIGAAGIPSAGLFLLAIVLSTFNVPPEQIAIIVGFILPVDRVMDMARTALNVTGDAAVSVAVAKWEGELDEERFRAPADKPMPVQTTPDNAGS from the coding sequence ATGAGCTGGTGGTTTGGAACGGCATTGTGGAAGCGCGTGCTGGGCGCTCTGGTGCTTGGCATCGGTTTTGGCGCGCTGATGTCCCAGATGATGGGCGCGGAAGCGGCCACCAGCCTGATCGAGAGCTATATCCGCCCGGTCGGCGATCTCTTCATCCGCCTCATCCGCATGCTCATCGTGCCGCTGATCCTGACCACGCTGGTGGCAGGTGTCTATGCGCTGGGTGATCCCAAGCGCCTCGGCCCTATTGGCGGCAAGACGCTCGCGCTCTATTTTGCCACCACCTTCTTTGCCAACATTATCGGCATCATCTTCGGCCTTCTCTTCCGCCCCGGCGCGGGCGCGGATCTGGGCGGGGCGGACGCTGTACCGGTCTCCACCGAAGCCGAAGGGCTCGCCAGCCGCCTTCTGTCCATCGTGCCGGATAACCCCGTTGCCGCGCTGGCCGACGGCGATGTGCTGGCCGTGATCTTCTTTGCCGTCCTGCTGGGTATCGGCATTCTGATGGCCGGAAAGGCGGGCAAGCCAGTGGGCGAGCTGTTCAACTCGGCCTCCGATGTCGTACTGAAAGTCACCCATATGGTGATGGAAGTGGCTCCGTTCGGCGTGTTCGCGCTCGTCGCCTACACCACGGTCAGCCAGGGTCTGGAAGCGTTTGCCTCTATCGGGCTGCTCATCCTTACCGTCTATCTGGGACTCTTCACCCATGCCATTCTGGTCTATGGCGGGCTGATAAAATTCGTGCTGCGCCTGCCGCTCCTGAACTTCCTGCGCGGCATTGTCGATGCACAGGCCGTCGCCTACTCCACTGCCTCCTCTTCAGCGACCCTGCCCGTCACCATCACCAATGTGGTCGACAATCTCGGCGTGAAGCGCTCTGTAGCCGGTTCCGTCCTGCCGCTCGGCGCAACGATCAATATGGACGGCACATCGCTTTATCTCGGTATTCTCGCCCTCTTCACGGCGCAGGCATTTGGCTATGAGCTGACACTGACCCATTACTTCATGATCGCCTTTACCGCCGCCATCGCCTCCATCGGGGCGGCCGGTATCCCCAGCGCGGGCCTGTTCCTGCTGGCGATCGTGCTGAGCACGTTCAACGTGCCGCCAGAGCAGATTGCCATCATTGTCGGCTTCATCCTGCCGGTGGACCGGGTCATGGACATGGCGCGCACCGCGCTGAACGTCACCGGCGATGCCGCCGTCTCGGTCGCGGTGGCCAAGTGGGAGGGCGAGCTGGACGAGGAGCGTTTCCGCGCGCCTGCCGACAAGCCCATGCCGGTGCAAACTACGCCGGACAACGCAGGCAGCTGA